Below is a window of Pseudarthrobacter equi DNA.
GGGCGACATGCAGGTGGGCGCCCTGACAGCGTTCCTCCAGTACCTGCTCCAGATCCTGGTGGCCGTCATGATGGGCACGTTCATGGCCATGATGATCCCGCGCGCCTCCGTCTGTGCGGACCGCATCGGCGAAGTACTCGACGTCGAACCCTCCATCCACGATCCCGAACGCCCGGTAGCCCCCTCGGAGCTCAGCGGCGTAGTGGAATACCGCAACGTCACCTTCGCCTACCCGGGCGCCGAGTCCCCGGTGTTGAGCAACATCAGCTTCACCGCCCGGCCTGGCCAGACCATCGCCATCATCGGTTCCACCGGTTCGGGCAAGACCAGCCTGCTCTCGCTGCTGCCACGGCTCTACGACGCCGCGGAAGGCGAAGTCCTCCTGGACGGCGTCCCCGTTACCAGCCTTGACCACGCCGAGATCACCAAGCGCGTGGCCCTGGTGCCCCAGCGGCCCTACCTCTTCTCCGGCACCATCGAGCACAACCTGCGCTTCGGGAAGACCGATGCCACGGACCAGGAACTGTGGGAAGCGCTGCGGGTGGCGCAGGGAGAATCGTTCGTCCGGGAAAAGTCCAAGGCGCTCGAATCCCGGATCTCCCAGGGCGGCACGAACGTTTCCGGCGGGCAGCGCCAGCGGCTCTGCATCGCCAGGGCCCTCGTGACTAAACCCCGGGTCTACCTGTTCGACGACTCGTTCTCGGCGCTGGACGTTGCCACCGATGCCCGCCTCCGTGCGGCGCTGAAGGACACAACTGCCGACGCGACGGTCATCATCGTTGCCCAGCGCGTTTCCACCATCACCGAGGCGGACCAGATCCTGGTGCTGGACAACGGCCGGATCGTGGACCGCGGAACGCACGAGGAACTCCTGGAAACCTCACCCACGTACCAGGAAATTGTTGAATCGCAGCTGAGCGTGGAGGAAATGGCATGAGCCCCCGCAAGAAAGACCCCGCGAAGACTGAGCAAGACGCCGTGGCAACAGTGCAGGGCACCGGCAGCTCCGCTGAAACCGCAGTGGTGGAGGACGACGACTTCTACGAGGAGGAGTTCACGCCCTCCGAAGCCGACGGCGACATGTTCGGCGGCATGCCCGCCAAGAAGGCCCAGCATTTCTGGCCGTCGGCCAAGCGGCTGATGGGCCTGCTGAAGCCCGAAACCCTGGGCATCTGCGTGGTGGTGGCCATGGTGGTGGTGGCCGTGGTGCTGAACGTTATTGCGCCGAAAATCCTCGGCCAGGCCATGGACGTTATTTTCGGTGGTGTCGTGGGCAAGCAACTGCCGGCCGGCGTGAGTAAGGACCAGTTCGTGGAGGGACTGCGCCAACAGGGCCAGGACAACTTCGCGGACATGGTCTCCCGGATGGAACTGGTGCCCGGCACCGGCATCGACTTCAACAAACTGACCATGCTCATCGCCATGGTCCTGCTGATGTACTTTGTGTCCAATATCTTCCTGTGGCTGCAGGGCTACGTCCTGAACCGCATCGTCATGAAGGTGATCCGCAAGCTCCGGGACGACACCGAAAAGAAGCTCAACCGCCTCCCGCTGAACTACTTCGACACCCGCCAGCGCGGCGACGTGCTGTCCAGGGTGACCAACGACGTCGACAACATCCAGCAGGCGCTCCAGCAGGCCTTCGCGCAGCTGATCAACTCGCTGCTGACAGTGGTGGGCATCGTGATCATGATGTTCATCGTCTCCTGGCAGCTGGCCCTGATCGCCCTGGTGGCCCTGCCGCTCTCGGGCGTCGCAGCGGGCCTCATCGGCGTGCGGAGCCAGAAGCTCTTCGCGGCGCAGTGGAAGAACACCGGCACGCTGAACGGGCAGATCGAGGAATCCTTCTCGGGCCACGACCTCGTCCGGGTCTTCGGCCGCGAAGCGGACATGCTCGAACGGTTCGACGAGCGCAACGAAGCCCTGTACAAGGCCAGCTTCGGCGCACAGTTCGTCTCCGGCATCATCTTCCCGGTGATGCAGTTCGTGTCCTACCTCAGCTACGTGGGCATCGCCGTGGTGGGCGGCCTGCGCGTCGCCTCCGGCTCCATGTCGCTCGGTGACGCCACGGCCTTCATCCAGTACTCCCGCGAATTCACCCAGCCGCTGGGCCAGATGGCGGGCATGGCCAACATGCTTCAGTCAGGTGTTGCCTCAGCAGAGCGGGTGTTCGAGTTCCTCGACGCCGACGAACAGGACCCTGAGACCGCTACGGAGCACCTGCCGGCCAGGACCGACGGCCACGTGGAATTCCGGGACGTCACCTTCAGCTACACCGAGGACCGGCAGCTCATCGAAAACCTGTCCTTCACCGCGGAGCCGGGGAACACCGTGGCCATCGTGGGGCCCACCGGCGCCGGAAAGACCACCCTGGTGAACCTGGTAATGCGTTTCTACGAGCTCAACTCCGGTTCCATCACCCTGGACGGCGTGGACGTGACGCACCTCAGCCGGTCCGAACTCCGCTCCAAGGTGGGCATGGTGCTGCAGGACGCGTGGCTGTTCGGCGGGTCCATTTACGACAACATCCGTTACGGCAACCTCGACGCCACCGAAGAGCAGGTCATGGCAGCCGCCAAGGCCACGTTCGTGGACCGCTTCGTCCGCGCCCTGCCCGAGGGCTACAGCACGGTGATCGACGAGGAAGGCAACAACGTCAGTGCCGGCGAGAAGCAGCTGATCACCATTGCCCGGGCATTCGTGGCCAACCCGTCGCTGCTGATCCTCGACGAAGCAACCAGTTCGGTGGATACCCGTACCGAGCTGCTGGTGCAGAAGGCCATGGCCGCACTGCGGTCGGACCGCACCAGCTTCGTGATTGCCCACCGGCTCTCCACCATCCGCGACGCCGACACCATCCTGGTCATGGAGAACGGCAGGATCGTGGAGCAGGGCAACCACAAGGTCCTGCTTGCGGCCGGAGGCGCCTACTACCGCCTGTACATGTCCCAGTTCGCTGGAGCCGACGCCGGTGACGTGCCGGTGGATGATTCGACGGCGGTGCACAGCTGAGCGGGCACGACGGGAACGGCGGCCAGCGGATCGAGGTCCCCGTTCCCATGCGCTGGGGCGACATGGACGCCTACGGACACATCAACAACGTGCAGATCGTCCGCATGCTTGAGGAAGCCAGGATCGGTGCCTTCGGACCGCCCCGGGGAGCGGGCCTGCCCGGCGTTGAGCCGCAGGTCTCGCTGTTCAACGATGTCCCGGACGGCATCATGGCGCTGGTGGTGGACCACAAGATCCGCTACGTCAGAACCCTGGAATACCGCAACGTCCCGGCCGTGGTGCAGGTGTGGATCGGTGCCGTGAAGGGCGCCAGCTTCGACATCCATTACCTGGTCCAGGATCCCGTCACAGGGGAGGATTGCGTCAGGGCGAGCAGCCACCTTGCTTTCGTGGACGAGGCCACCGGCCGGGTGCAGCGGCTCACGCCGGAACAGAAGGAACGCCTGGCGCCGTACAGGCACTAAGCCTCTGGACAGGACCCCACGGGGCACACTGGACTGGAACCACACCACACCGAAAGGAAGCCAGATGGGCAAGAACAAGACCCGAGTCGCCAGGAAGAAGAAGACCTGGAAGGAGATGTCGCCGTCCTCCAAGGCCGGCACCATCATCGTGGCCATCGTCCAGCTCTCGCTGCTGGTTGCGGCGCAGCGGGACATCTCGAAGCGGCCGGCGGCACTCATTAACGGGCCTAAGGGCGCCTGGCGTGCGGCATCCTTCATCAACTTCGTCGGACCCATGGGGTACTTCATCTTCGGGCGGAAGCGGTCCGCTCCGCGCACGTAAATTTCCGGGCTAACGGCCAGGAGCCGTCCGGCGGAAACCGGACGGCTCCCCACCGGGCGGCCAAGCGGCTTTGAGCAGGCGTCCAGTTAGACCCTGTAAATTTGAATCCATGACCCCCGCCACCATTGCTGCCATGACCCGCGCCCTCGGCATCTCCAAGGAGATCGAGGACGCGGCATGGTTTGTTTTGAGCCCGGGGCTGCAGGGCAAACCATCGGCCCTGGACGGGCGGACACTGACCTGGACCTCCGAGGCCGCCGCGGAACTGCTGGACCGCCTGGAACGGGGCACGCCGGATCCCAAAGCGCCCATGATGACCAACCTCCGGCAGAACCTCGACGGCGCCTCCCGCGAAGCCAAGCAGCTGGCCGCCGAGCTTTTGTTCCTGCAGTCCCTGCCGCTGGCGCATGAAGTGAAGTCGCTCAAGGTCAAGCGGGCCCGCGTGGCCGAGGCCGCCTCCTGGCTCGAACCGCCACTGGAACTGCCTGAAGAGCTCTACCAGGGCATGACGGACCACGGCGTGATCCGGGACCGAACGGCCGAGTTCAACTGGACCATCTGGGACCACCTCCGGTGGCTGTGCCGGTTCGTGCAGCATGTGGACCAGCAACCGCCCACCACCATCACCGCGGCACTGCTTGACCCGCTGAAGTTCCACGCCCTGGCAGCCGGCACCCCGGCGGACCAGCCTGCCATCCGCCGCAGCATCGAGTTCCTGGCGTGGCCCAGCTACTTTGAACCCGTGGTGGCGGACGTGGAGCGGCAGGAAATCCGGGACGCCTTCGCCTCGCTGGTGGGTGGCGCCAAGGGGGATTCCGAAGAAGACATCACCGCCGACATCCACCGGATCCGCCTGCACCTTGATGAGCAGGCCGGCCAGCGCATCGACTGGTACGCCCGCCAGCTGGTGAGCCAGTGGCGCAAGGTGGGCGACCCCGGCCGCCGCGCATGGCTGCTCCGGACCCACCACGACAACGCTGAGTTGCTCACCGCCTGGCAGGGCGAGGAAAAGGTGACGCTCGACGTCGAACACCTCCGCCTCCTGGAGCCCGGCGTCACCGCCGGGCTGGTCCAGCATGCCGTGGACGAGGACTACAAGCACCTTGGCTACGTGGAGCGCGAGGACACCAAGACCGCCGTCTTTGCCTTCCTCACCGTCATGAAACCCGGCGACCTGGTCCTGTACCAGCACGCCGGCACGGTCCGGCTGGGCGGCGTGCTGGGCGAACCCGAGTACAACGATGACAACCGCCGGCTGCGACGGAAGGTGCGCTGGTTCGACGAAGGCCACGCCACCGCCAGCCTGCCCCGGCACGTCCAGCGGCAGCTGGCCACCCCCGGCATCGTGGTGGACGCAACCCGCGTGGTGCAGGCGCTCCAGGCACTCCTGCCGGCCGAAGCCGAGACCGAGCCCGACGGCGAAACGGAAGCCGCCGCCGTCGTGGAACCTGTCCAGGAGGGCTTCCGGCCGCTGACGCCGGAGTTCGCGGAGTCCCTGCACATGGACCTCGAGCCCCTGCAGGAGATCGCGGACCTGCTGGAGGAGAACCGCCAGCTGGTCCTGTACGGCCCGCCTGGCACCGGCAAGACCTACCTGGCCAAGCACCTGGCAGCGGAGTTGGCGGACGACACCACTGACGAACGCGTCAAGCTGGTCCAGTTCCACCCCTCCTACGCCTACGAGGACTTCTTCGAGGGGTACCGGCCGGACAAGACGGACGAAGGCCAGGTCTCCTTCAAGCTTGTTGCCGGCCCGCTGCGCCGCCTCGCCGAGGAAGCCGCCAAGCCCGGCAACGAGAAGAAGCCGTACTTCCTGATCATCGACGAGATGAACCGCGCCAACCTGGCCAAGGTCTTCGGCGAGCTGTACTTCCTGCTCGAATACCGAGACGACCGGATCTACCTGCAGTACAGCCCCAACGAGCCGTTCACGCTGCCGGACAACCTGTACATCATCGGCACCATGAACACTGCGGACCGGTCCATCGCCATGATGGATGCCGCCATCCGCCGGCGCTTCTCGTTCATCGAGCTGCATCCGCAAACCGAACCGGTTAAGGGTTCGCTGCTCCGCTTCCTGGAGGCCCGCGGGCTGGACACCACGCCGGCGCTGCTGCTGGACGTTCTCAACGGCGCCATCGACGAATGGGACCGGGACCTGATGATCGGCCCGTCCTACTTCATGAAGCCCGCGGCGCAGACACCGGCCGGGCTGCGGCGGATCTGGAAGTACGAACTCATGCCGCTGCTGGAGGAGCATTATCACGGCCAGCTGACCCGCGCGCAGCTGGAGGAACGGTTCGGGCTGGAGCAACTGCTGGGACGCCTTGCGCTCCGCTGACCCCGCCAGGGCCTTCACTCCGGACGGCAACGCCGGCGCGCGCGGCCCGGGAGGCGCCGCGCGGCACCTGGTGCTGGACGAGCTGTCCCGCGGGATCGTGGAGCGGCTGGATCCTGCCAGTGCTTCGTTCCTGAATTCGAGCGGGTTGGCCAAGGCCTCGCCCATGGGGATGGGGCTGTACCGGATTGAGCCGGTGGGCAAAGTGGGATCGGTGCGCACTGCCTCGGTCCAGCTGGACGTCAGGCCCAAGGACCGGCTGGGCCTTGGCCGGCTGCTGTTCCTCCTGAGTTACGCGGGGGAGCAGGGCTTCCGGCCGGACTCGGTGGCTGCCTTCGAGGAGCGGGAGCTGTGGAGTGCGCTGGCCGAGTCCCTGGCGCAGCTGGCCGAACGGGCGCTGGGACGCGGCGTCCTGCAGGGCTACCTGGCCGTGGACGAATCCCTCCGCACGGTCAAGGGACGGATCCGCATCTCGGACCAGATTTCCCGCCGGCCGGGCATGCTGGTGCCGCTGGAAGTCTCCTACGACGAATTCACCGAGGACATTGCCGAGAACCGGATCCTACGGGCGGCCCTGGAACGCATGGGCCAGGTGCCGCGGGTCCGGCCCGAAGTACTGAGCCGGCTGCGGCTGCTCAAGGGAAAGCTCGACGGCGTCACCCGGCTCCCGTCCGGTGCGCCGCTGCCGTCGTGGAAGCCCAGCAGGATGAACCTCCGGTACCACGCGGTGCTGCGGCTGGCCGAGCTCATCCTCCGCAACGCCTCGGCTGAGGCAGGGCCGGGACGGCAGCAGACGGCCGCGTTCGTGGTGGACATGGCCCGGGTGTTCGTGGATTTCGTGGGCACCGCCCTGCGTGAAGCGATGGCCGCCTACCCGGGGGAGCTGCGGCTCCGGTACAACGCGCTCCTGAGCGAAGCCGTGCGGGACTCTGACCGCCTCACCGTGCAGCCGGACGCCGTGCACATGCTCGGTGGCCGTCCCGTGGTGGCCTTCAACGCCAAGTACAAGGCCGCCACAGACTCCGGTGCTTCCCTCACCGCGGACCACTTCCAGATGCTGGCCCACTGCACGGCGCTGGCCGTGCCAACAGCGTGGCTGGTATACGCCGGATCCGGTGACATCAAGCTCCGCCGGATCCTGAACACGGATATCGACATCGTGGAGTTTCCTCTGGATCTCTCTCTGCCGCCCGCGGAGGTCCTGGCCGCCGTGCAGGACTTGGCCCGGCAGTCGTGGGGCGAAGTGGTCCGGCAGGCGCGTGCCGGCGAACCTTAGACCGGCACCCGGAACATGAAGGTGGTGCCCTCGCCCAGGGTGCTGTCCACGCTGATGGTCCCGCCGTGGGCTTCGACGATCGCCTTGCTGATGGGCAGCCCCAGCCCCACACCCGGGATGGCCGTCCGGCGGACGTTGCTGGTGCGGAAGAACTTGGCGAATACCTCGGAGGCGTCCTCGGGGGTCATCCCCATGCCGGTGTCCGTAACGCGGCATTCGAGGTGGCCGTCTTCGCGGGCCAGGCTGACCAGGACGTTGCCGCCGTCGGGGGAGTACTTGATGGCGTTGGACACCAGGTTGTCCAGGACCTGGGAAATCCTGGCCCCGTCCACGTGGGCCTCAAGCTGATCCGGGGTCTCGGCCGCCAGCTCCACGCCAGATGCCGTGGCCCTCGGCATGGCGGAGGACACGCTGGTCCGCACCAGCTCTGCCACATCCACGGTGTGCGGGGTGACGATGAGCTGCCCGTTCCGGCTGGAGAGCAGGTCCGATACCAGGGTCAGCAGCCGCTCGGAGTTCCGGCGGATGATTTCGAGCATCTCCTGCTGTGATTCCTCCGGTTCGTCAGCCAGCAGGATTTCCACGTACCCGAGGATGGACGTCAGCGGCGTCCGGAACTCATGGGAGACGCTGGAGACGAAGTCGTCCTTCGCAGCCAGCGCGTTCACCAGGTCCGTGACGTCACTGAACGCAATGACCGAGCCGGTGAACTTCCCGTCGCTGTCCTTCATGGCCCGGGCGGTGGTGACGAACGCGCGCTGGTCCCTGCCGTCGCCCAGCCACACGAGGTAGTCAGTGAAGGTTTCGCCCAGCACGGCGCGGCGGACGGGGCGGTCCGGCACCGGGATGAGGGTTTTTCTGTCCGGACCGAATACCAGCAGCTGGGACTCGTTGGGGTCCGGGTTGTCCTTGGGGCTGGCCAGCAGGTGGTTGGCCCGCTGCTTCCTGTTCATCAGGACATCGTGACCGTCCGCGTCGACCGCCAGCACGCCCAAATGGACCGTATCCAGGACGGTGTTCAGCAGGGACTCCTGCCGCTGGCTGGTGCGGAGGTTGGCCTGGAGCTGGGCGTCCTTCTCCTCCAGCTCGCGTTGCTGGCGCATCATGCTGAGCGTGAGGACGCTGACCGAGATCCCGATGCCGAGCATCATGACCGGCAGCAGCAGGGACCGGGTGAGGTCCTGGGCCGTGACGTTCCCCTTCAGGAGCAGCGGAACCCAGATGATGGCCAGCGGTGCCAGGAAGGACAACCAAAGGGCGGCCTTGGGATAGTACCCGGAGGCGCACAGCCAGATGACCGGGAAGACAGCCAGCAGGCTGATGCCGGTGAGGCTGTCCTGCCCGCCCTCCCGGCCCACCGCGATGGAGATGAAGTCCAGCAGGGGGATGACCAGGAAGCTCGTGAAGGGCAGCCGCTCCCACGGGATGACGTAGCAGAGACCCATCAGCACGAGCTGCGAGACGACGAACGCAGCGAAGAGCGGATTGCCCATTGTTCCGGGGAAGAAGGCCCACACCAGGAACATCGTCAGCAGCGTGGTGATGAACAGCGGCATCTGGCTCATGGCCACGCGGTCCCGCAGGCTGTACTCGTGGAACTGGCGCCGGAAAAAGCGCAGCCCTCCCGACGACCATGCCACCGGGTTAGCCATTGACCTGGAACATTCGGGCGGGCGCGTGCGAGACCATACCAGCAGGATATCCGCAGCCAGCTATACTTCTGACGTTGGCTGCTGAGGGGGCGCTATGAGTGATGCACGTGTGGGACTTGTCATCGAGGATGACCACGACATCCGGGAATTGGTTCGCACGGTGCTGACCCAAGCCGGATTTGATGTAACAGTAGCCAGCAGTGGCGCAGAAGGTGTCCTGGTGGCCAAAACCATCAGCCCCGATGTCATCACCCTGGATTTGGGCTTGCCGGACATCGACGGATTCGAGGTTTCCCGGCAGATCCGCGAATTTTCCGATGCCTACATCG
It encodes the following:
- a CDS encoding 5-methylcytosine restriction system specificity protein McrC encodes the protein MDELSRGIVERLDPASASFLNSSGLAKASPMGMGLYRIEPVGKVGSVRTASVQLDVRPKDRLGLGRLLFLLSYAGEQGFRPDSVAAFEERELWSALAESLAQLAERALGRGVLQGYLAVDESLRTVKGRIRISDQISRRPGMLVPLEVSYDEFTEDIAENRILRAALERMGQVPRVRPEVLSRLRLLKGKLDGVTRLPSGAPLPSWKPSRMNLRYHAVLRLAELILRNASAEAGPGRQQTAAFVVDMARVFVDFVGTALREAMAAYPGELRLRYNALLSEAVRDSDRLTVQPDAVHMLGGRPVVAFNAKYKAATDSGASLTADHFQMLAHCTALAVPTAWLVYAGSGDIKLRRILNTDIDIVEFPLDLSLPPAEVLAAVQDLARQSWGEVVRQARAGEP
- a CDS encoding ABC transporter ATP-binding protein, whose protein sequence is MSPRKKDPAKTEQDAVATVQGTGSSAETAVVEDDDFYEEEFTPSEADGDMFGGMPAKKAQHFWPSAKRLMGLLKPETLGICVVVAMVVVAVVLNVIAPKILGQAMDVIFGGVVGKQLPAGVSKDQFVEGLRQQGQDNFADMVSRMELVPGTGIDFNKLTMLIAMVLLMYFVSNIFLWLQGYVLNRIVMKVIRKLRDDTEKKLNRLPLNYFDTRQRGDVLSRVTNDVDNIQQALQQAFAQLINSLLTVVGIVIMMFIVSWQLALIALVALPLSGVAAGLIGVRSQKLFAAQWKNTGTLNGQIEESFSGHDLVRVFGREADMLERFDERNEALYKASFGAQFVSGIIFPVMQFVSYLSYVGIAVVGGLRVASGSMSLGDATAFIQYSREFTQPLGQMAGMANMLQSGVASAERVFEFLDADEQDPETATEHLPARTDGHVEFRDVTFSYTEDRQLIENLSFTAEPGNTVAIVGPTGAGKTTLVNLVMRFYELNSGSITLDGVDVTHLSRSELRSKVGMVLQDAWLFGGSIYDNIRYGNLDATEEQVMAAAKATFVDRFVRALPEGYSTVIDEEGNNVSAGEKQLITIARAFVANPSLLILDEATSSVDTRTELLVQKAMAALRSDRTSFVIAHRLSTIRDADTILVMENGRIVEQGNHKVLLAAGGAYYRLYMSQFAGADAGDVPVDDSTAVHS
- a CDS encoding ABC transporter ATP-binding protein yields the protein MLLTLIRRYSKPYFPYIAAVIIFQLASTIAALYLPSLNARIIDEGVTRGDTDFIWRTGAVMLLVAFAQVAAAIAGVYFGSKTAMALGRDLRRAVFRKVTSFSAKDVNAFGAPTLITRGTNDVQQVQMLVLMGLNFMVATPIMCIGGIIMALREDINLSWLVWVSVPLLTVVVGYLVVRLMPLFRSMQKKIDRINAVLREQIIGIRVVRAFVREPYETGRFGEANKELTDVSLKIGALFVLMFPAISMILHLSTAAVLWFGGQRVDSGDMQVGALTAFLQYLLQILVAVMMGTFMAMMIPRASVCADRIGEVLDVEPSIHDPERPVAPSELSGVVEYRNVTFAYPGAESPVLSNISFTARPGQTIAIIGSTGSGKTSLLSLLPRLYDAAEGEVLLDGVPVTSLDHAEITKRVALVPQRPYLFSGTIEHNLRFGKTDATDQELWEALRVAQGESFVREKSKALESRISQGGTNVSGGQRQRLCIARALVTKPRVYLFDDSFSALDVATDARLRAALKDTTADATVIIVAQRVSTITEADQILVLDNGRIVDRGTHEELLETSPTYQEIVESQLSVEEMA
- a CDS encoding sensor histidine kinase translates to MANPVAWSSGGLRFFRRQFHEYSLRDRVAMSQMPLFITTLLTMFLVWAFFPGTMGNPLFAAFVVSQLVLMGLCYVIPWERLPFTSFLVIPLLDFISIAVGREGGQDSLTGISLLAVFPVIWLCASGYYPKAALWLSFLAPLAIIWVPLLLKGNVTAQDLTRSLLLPVMMLGIGISVSVLTLSMMRQQRELEEKDAQLQANLRTSQRQESLLNTVLDTVHLGVLAVDADGHDVLMNRKQRANHLLASPKDNPDPNESQLLVFGPDRKTLIPVPDRPVRRAVLGETFTDYLVWLGDGRDQRAFVTTARAMKDSDGKFTGSVIAFSDVTDLVNALAAKDDFVSSVSHEFRTPLTSILGYVEILLADEPEESQQEMLEIIRRNSERLLTLVSDLLSSRNGQLIVTPHTVDVAELVRTSVSSAMPRATASGVELAAETPDQLEAHVDGARISQVLDNLVSNAIKYSPDGGNVLVSLAREDGHLECRVTDTGMGMTPEDASEVFAKFFRTSNVRRTAIPGVGLGLPISKAIVEAHGGTISVDSTLGEGTTFMFRVPV
- a CDS encoding McrB family protein → MTPATIAAMTRALGISKEIEDAAWFVLSPGLQGKPSALDGRTLTWTSEAAAELLDRLERGTPDPKAPMMTNLRQNLDGASREAKQLAAELLFLQSLPLAHEVKSLKVKRARVAEAASWLEPPLELPEELYQGMTDHGVIRDRTAEFNWTIWDHLRWLCRFVQHVDQQPPTTITAALLDPLKFHALAAGTPADQPAIRRSIEFLAWPSYFEPVVADVERQEIRDAFASLVGGAKGDSEEDITADIHRIRLHLDEQAGQRIDWYARQLVSQWRKVGDPGRRAWLLRTHHDNAELLTAWQGEEKVTLDVEHLRLLEPGVTAGLVQHAVDEDYKHLGYVEREDTKTAVFAFLTVMKPGDLVLYQHAGTVRLGGVLGEPEYNDDNRRLRRKVRWFDEGHATASLPRHVQRQLATPGIVVDATRVVQALQALLPAEAETEPDGETEAAAVVEPVQEGFRPLTPEFAESLHMDLEPLQEIADLLEENRQLVLYGPPGTGKTYLAKHLAAELADDTTDERVKLVQFHPSYAYEDFFEGYRPDKTDEGQVSFKLVAGPLRRLAEEAAKPGNEKKPYFLIIDEMNRANLAKVFGELYFLLEYRDDRIYLQYSPNEPFTLPDNLYIIGTMNTADRSIAMMDAAIRRRFSFIELHPQTEPVKGSLLRFLEARGLDTTPALLLDVLNGAIDEWDRDLMIGPSYFMKPAAQTPAGLRRIWKYELMPLLEEHYHGQLTRAQLEERFGLEQLLGRLALR
- a CDS encoding acyl-CoA thioesterase gives rise to the protein MRWGDMDAYGHINNVQIVRMLEEARIGAFGPPRGAGLPGVEPQVSLFNDVPDGIMALVVDHKIRYVRTLEYRNVPAVVQVWIGAVKGASFDIHYLVQDPVTGEDCVRASSHLAFVDEATGRVQRLTPEQKERLAPYRH